One bacterium BMS3Abin08 genomic window, CGATTTTGCCCAGAGCAGGGGGATAGATGTGCCGGTAACCAGGGAAAAACCGTACAGCACGGACAGGAATATCTTTCATATCAGCTACGAAGGCGGTGTTCTTGAGGACCCCTGGGCCGGGCCCCCGGAGGAGATGTATACCATGATGGTATCCCCTGAAAACGCCCCTGACAGGGCAACCTTTGTAGAGATAGGATATGAGAAGGGAGACCCTGTTTCATTAAACGGTGAAAGACTCGGTCCCTTTGATATACTTTCGGGCCTTAACAGGATAGCCGGTGAAAACGGGATCGGCAGGGTTGATATCGTTGAGAACAGATATGTAGGGATGAAGTCCCGCGGTGTTTATGAGACCCCGGGGGGGACGGTTCTGCACATTGCGCACAGGGCAATGGAGTCAATTACCCTTGACAGGGAGGTTGCCCACCTTAAGGACTCCCTGATCACCAGATATGCAGAGTGTATTTATTACGGTTACTGGTTTTCACCTGAGAGGGAGGCGCTTCAGGGGATGATTGATAAGTCACAGGAGGGCGTGACAGGGACTGTGAGGCTGAAGATTTACAAGGGTAACTGCGTTGTTTCAGGGAGGAAGTCCCCGGAAAGTCTTTACAGTCCGGAGCTTGCGACTTTTGAGGCCGAGGACGTCTATGACCAGAGGGATGCAGAGGGATTCATCAAGCTTAATGCACTGAGACTTAAGATGAGAAGAGAGGGTATGGACAGATATCTGCGAGATTAACCCTATGCCCCGTGATTTAATATACTGGATAGCCCTTACCTCTGTAAAGGCCCTCGGTCCCCTCAGGATCAAGAACCTCCTTGATGCCTTTGGTTCTCCCGGTGATGTGTTCAGGGCGCCGGAAAAGGACCTGACTTCTGTGGACGGCATAGGTGCGATGACGGCTGCAGCTATTAAGGAATTTGATAACTGGAAGCGGGCGGAAGAGATACTGAGGATGTGTGACGGTCTGGGGATTAAGGTGATTCACCTTAGTGATCCCGGGTATCCCCTGTTACTGAAGGAGGTCGGTGACTGTCCGTTTATCTTATACGTGAAGGGTGATATCAGCGAGGAGGACAGGTTTGCCATTGCAGTGGTTGGACCACGAAAACCAACGGAGTACGGGAAGAGGGTAGCGGACATGCTGGCAGGGGAACTGTCTTTAAGCGGATTGACCATAGTAAGCGGTATGGCAAGGGGAATAGATACCGTTGCCCATGTTGCGGCATTGAAAAGGGGCGGGAGGACAGTTGCCGTACTCGGGTCGGGGATTGATGTGCCCTATCCACCCGAGAATGCCGGACTGATGAAGAGGATCGAGAGGGACGGTGCGGTGATCACCGAGTTTCCTCCCGGGACAAAACCCGAGCGTGAAAACTTCCCCATGAGGAACAG contains:
- the argG gene encoding argininosuccinate synthase, whose product is MRIVLAYSGGLDTSVAIVWLKETFGADIIAYCADLGQGEDLEAVKDKALRTGASRVYVEDLGEEFVRDYIFPMLRANAVYEGTYLLGTSIARPLIARRQVEIAEAEGADAVAHGATGKGNDQVRFELAYYALKPDIRVIAPWREWPFKSRESLIDFAQSRGIDVPVTREKPYSTDRNIFHISYEGGVLEDPWAGPPEEMYTMMVSPENAPDRATFVEIGYEKGDPVSLNGERLGPFDILSGLNRIAGENGIGRVDIVENRYVGMKSRGVYETPGGTVLHIAHRAMESITLDREVAHLKDSLITRYAECIYYGYWFSPEREALQGMIDKSQEGVTGTVRLKIYKGNCVVSGRKSPESLYSPELATFEAEDVYDQRDAEGFIKLNALRLKMRREGMDRYLRD